The genomic stretch AATGATTTCCTTGCCTATGACCTGGCAATCTGCCTCAATGCCTGGTGTTTCGAAAAGGACGGCGCCTTCAATGTCACCAAGGCGCGGGCGCTGATCGAGGGCTATCAGAGCGTGCGGCCGCTGAGTGCCGCCGAGATCGAGGCCTTGCCGCTGCTGGCGCGCGGCTCGGCGCTGCGCTTCTTCCTGACCCGGCTCTATGACTGGCTTACGACGCCGGAGGGCGCTCTGGTGGTCAAGAAGGATCCGCTGGAATATCTGCGCTATCTGCGCTTCCACCGCTCGGTCAGGAGCGCACGCGAATACGGGCTGTCGTGAACATGAAAACGATCGAGATCTTCACCGACGGGGCCTGTTCGGGCAATCCCGGACCGGGCGGCTGGGGCGCGGTGCTGCGTTACGGCGAGAAGGAACGCGAGCTTTCGGGCGGAGAGCGGCTCACGACCAACAACCGCATGGAGCTGATGGCGGCGATCGAGGCGCTGAAAGCGCTGAAGGAGCCTTGCGCGGTGTCGCTTTATACCGATAGCGTCTATCTGAAGGACGGCATCGGCAAATGGATTCACGGCTGGAAGAAGAACGGCTGGAAGACGGCGGCGAAAAAGCCGGTGAAGAATGTCGAACTCTGGCAGGCGCTGGAAGAGCAGCGCAACCGCCATGACGTGACCCTCTTCTGGGTGAAGGGCCATGCCGGCCACGCGGAAAACGAGCGCGCCGATGAACTGGCGCGCCTGGGGATGGAACCATATAAAAAGGGTCGGTGAAGGCGTAGGCCAGGCCGCCATTCTGGAGGAAATTCATGATCTTGCATTGCGTATTCATTCGATTTCGGCAGGAGGTCACGGCTTCCGAAAAGGAGGCCATCTATGCCGGCATCGCCGCGCTGAAGGACGTCATAGGTGGGATCGTCGATGTGAAGGGCGGGCCGAACGTTTCGCCCGAAGGCCTCGACAGCGGCTATGCCGACGGTTTCGCCGTCACCTTTGAGGACGCCTCCGCGCGCGACGCCTATCTCGACCATCCCGACCACAGGGCGGTGGGCGAAAAGATCCTCGCCGCCGCCGCCGGCGGCCAGTCGGGCATTCTCGTCTTCGACATGAAGATCTGAAAGAGCTCAGGCCATCAGGCGGACAAGCAGACGGCCGAAGGGCAAGAGCGCGATGCGCCATGAAAGCCTGAACAGGCGAAAGCCGAAATAGGCCGCCCCCGCCAGCCAGACGGCAAAGGACGTGGTCCAGCCTGCCGCGGTCAGCAAAAGCCCGGAGAGGGTGACAGCGCCGGAGCCCAGCAGAAACACGACGGCGCGGAAACGCTTGCCAACACGCGCCGAAAGCTTGCCGAACTTGGTGAGGTCGGCCGGCGTGTCCGCGACCTTGAGCATGTCGGTTCCCGCCCGCAACCCCTGCTTGGTCATCACCGTGCCGACATTGGCGGCGGCATCCTGCATGCGCAGCAGCGGCTTGGCGTTGAGCGAGGCGGAAAGCGCCCGGCTTGCCGCCGGCACATTGCCGCGCTTGAGCAGGGGAACGGCCGTGCGCAAGGCGGGCGCGTTCACGGCCTGGCGCGAGAGGCGGGTGAAGGAACGGCGCAGCGGCGCCGTCAGCGCCCCGGCCTTGCCGGCGGCCTTCAAGGCGCTTGTGCCGACCTTCGCCGTGGTCGCCGAACCCGCCGAGAGGATCACCGCGCCGGTGATCGCGATGCCCGCGACGGAAATGCCGAGAATGAAGGGATCGTAGTCCTCGCCGGAGAGGTAGGCGCCGCCTTCTATGATGATGTCGCGAACGTCGCCGACCGTTGTGAGATCGGTTGCGACCGCGCCGATCAGGCCCGCCGCGCTGTCGGGGCGGCCGGTCAGCGCCCCCTCGAACATATCCGAGAGCCGGTTGCCGAGGCTGTTTTCGTTGAAGACGGCGACCTCGGTGCGATCGCGCAATGCGCCGTCGATCGGAACGCCGCGGCTGTCGGCGAGCGCCAGCACGCTTCCCGCAAGGTCCGGGTCGTCATCCGCAAGCGCTTCGAGGATCGCCACCTCGTATTCCGAGGGGGCAAGCCGGTCCAGACGGTAATCGGTGATCGCAACCGGATCGTCATGCGCCGCAAGCAGCCGCACGGCGTCCATGCCGTTCGGAACGACGAAGGGTGTCGCGGCCACAAGGGCGGCAGCAATGAGGATCGTGCCGATCGAGCGGAGGGGTTTCAGGACTTCACGCTTCATCACACTCGGATCCGGCTGTCGCATTTCCGACCGACGCCCCTAAAAAGAGAGACATCCCGATCATTGCAGCCTTGTGCGGCGGAAAGCAAGCGGTCGGGCGCTCAGCGGAGCGCGTGGCGCGTTTAAGGCCATGAGGGCCGGGCCGTCGAACGAGCGGCCCGGCGGACAAGCTTCAAAGCTGGCTCAGAATGGTGGCCGCCGCGGAAACCGTGGCCTCGCCGGAGTCGTCCTCGACATTGAGTTCTTCGACGACGCCGTCCTTCACCAGCATGGAATAGCGCTTGGAGCGCGTGCCGAGTCCGGCTCCGGAAAGATCGAGCTCCATGCCGAGCGCCTTGGCAAAGGCGCCATCGGGGTCGGCCAGATAGCGGATCTTGCCTTCGCCGCCCGTCGCCTTGGCCCAGCCGCCCATGACGAAGGGATCGTTGACGGCAATGACGGCGATCTCGTCAACGCCGCGCGAGAGGATCGCGTCCCGGTTCTCCAGATAGGTCGGCAGGTGGTTGATGGAACAGGTGGGCGTGAAGGCGCCCGGCACGGCAAACAGCACGATCCGCTTCGATTTGAAGAATTCGTCGCTTGCGACCTTCTCCGGCCCGTTCTCCGTCAGTTCCATGAAGGTGGCTGACGGCAGACTGTCTCCCTTGGCAATCGACATTTTTGAAATCCTCTTTGCGTGTGTTGAAAAAGCGCAATAAGGACTTAGGGTGGCGCGGGCGCGATGACAAGCGGCGTTTCCATGGCCCGGTCGCCGGTTTTCGCTAGAAGAAGCCAGTCGCCCTTCTCCGGATCGGCATCCTCGGGCAGGGCGGACAGGGGGATGTCGACGAGATATTGCCCGTTTTCCATCCGCCCGGCAGGCGCCTCGACTATATAGCCAAGTCTGTTGGCAAGGGTGATCTCGTCACCGGTGCCGGGGTCGGGAAGCGTGAGGGCAAGCCTGAGGCCGTCAGCGCTGAGAGAGGCCTCGTCGACCCGGAAATCCGCCGACGGCCTCTCGGGCAGCGTCGTACGGGCAACGGCCAGAATGGCCTTGTCGACCGGCGTTTCCTCAAATGCCGCGGCCCGGGCCGGAATGTCGAAACTGGCCTGGAAGGGAATACAGATATCCTTGCAGAGCCCCACAAAGGCGGTAACGGTGAGGGACGGGAGCGGGCCGGGCGCGACCTTCAGCGTGAGCGGAAAGGTCACCGGGCCGTCATAGCCCATGTCGGTCACGTCCGCGATCTTCAGGCGCTTGGGCACGGGGTATTCGATCGCCTCGAGCCGCGCGGGCCCCGTACCGGTCACGGTGATCTGCGGCGGGATGCCGCTCTCGCCCGGTTCACGCCAATAGGTGATGAAGCCGGGATCCGGCTCGATCTGCAGCGCGGCCTCGATCGTGCCGTCATCCGTTGGCGGCGTGAGGATGACGCGCATGCGTCCGCCGGTATCCTCAGCCCAGGGCGTTGCGGCAGCGAAAGACATCCGCGCCGTGCCGGCAAGAGCAAACGCCGCGATGGCGGCAACGACGAAGTGGCGGGTCAAAGGTCTCATGGCGAGACACTTAGCGCAGGCGCGGGCCTCCCGCCACGCTTCTCATCGCCTTTTCGGACAATTTGATTTGAACATCGCGTGACCTTGCCCCATGTTGAACCTATGCCTAGGATGAATTTCGAAAGCGGCGCGGACACTTTGCTGGAGGCCGATGTGTTTGACAACCTGATGACGGAGCGTGAACGCGGCCCATTCGACGGCCAGTTCCTGATCGCCATGCCGCAGCTTGCGGAAAGCGATTTCGAACGCAGCGTGATCTATATCTGCGCCCATTCCGAGGATGGCGCGATGGGGTTCGTCATCAATCGCGCCCAATCCGTCACCTTTCCCGAAGTGCTGGAACAGCTCAAGCTGATGGATGAGAATGCCCCGGATGTCTCCGCCCCCGGCATCGGCGATTTTCCCGTTCTCTGCGGCGGACCGGTGGAACCCGGCCGCGGCTTCGTCCTGCATTCCGACGACTACGCCGGCGACGGCAGCATTCCCATCACCGATGAGCTGTTCATGACCGGCACGCTCGACGTCCTGCGCTCGGTTGCCGCGGGAAAGGGGCCGGAAAGGGCGGTTCTGGTTCTCGGCTATGCCGGCTGGGCGCCTGGCCAGCTTGAGAGCGAGATTGCCAATAATGACTGGCTGACCTGTCCCGCAATCGAGGAATTGCTGTTCGATCGCGATCTGGATGGCAAATATGAGCGCGCGCTCTTTTCGATGGGGGTTCGCCCATCCTCGCTCTCTTCCACGATCGGGCATGCCTGAAACAAAATGACGGCATTTCCGTTTACAGGACGCTGACGGCCGTCGATCGTGGCGGCCGCAATTGCGAGGCCATGATGAAGATTTTCGAATGCGACCATTGCGGTCAGACCGTCTATTTCGACAACGAGGTTTGCGTCGCCTGCGGCCACCGGCTGGGCTTCGACCCGCAGAGCGTTGCCATGTATGCTCTCAAGCCGGTCGATTCCGTCAACTGGCACAAGGCCGACGAGACGCGGCGCCAGTTCCGCTTTTGTCAGAACGCCGGGTTCAATGTCTGCAACTGGCTTCTGCCCGAAGGCAGCGACGAGCCGTTCTGTCCGTCCTGCCGGCACAACAACCTGGTCCCGGACACCGGCACGGACACCGGTCTTGCGCGGTTCGGCAGGATCGTGGCGGCCGAGCGCCATCTTTTCTATTCGCTCTTGCGCTGGAACGTCGAGACGCCGACCAAGGCCGAGGATCCGGAAGGCGGCCTCGTCTTCGACTTTCTCGAGGATACGGTCGACCAGAACGGCAATCTCCAGCCGGCCATGACCGGCCACGAGAACGGCCTCATCTCACTGAGGGTCGCCGAGGCCGACGACGTCACCCGCGAGATCGCGCGCCAGCAGATGAACGAACCCTACCGGACGCTGCTCGGTCACTTCCGTCATGAGGTCGGGCATTACGTCTGGGACAGGCTGGTGCGCGACGGCGGTAGGCTTGAGGAATTCCGCTCGGCCTTCGGAGACGAGCGGGACGACTACCAGGCCGCGCTGCAGCGCCACTACGAGAACGGGCCGCCTGCCGGCTGGCCGGAGAATTACGTCAGCGCCTATGCCGCCACCCATCCCTGGGAAGATTTTGCCGAGAGCTTTGCCCATGCGCTGCATATCGTCGATACGCTGGAAACGGCGCGCGAATTCGGCCTTCTGGCGAACGATACCTGGCTAGCGCCGCTTGGCGATCCCTATCGTTGCGCAAGCGGAAAGCGGCTTGCGGATGCCTGGGTGCCGCTGACGCTGGCGATGAACGCCATCCACAAATCCATGGGTCAGCGGGATTTCTATCCCTTCGTCCTGACCCCCGAAATCATCCGCAAGCTCGATTTCGTCCTCGCCCTTCTGGTTCGACAGAAGAATGAGGAGCGCGTCTGAGCGCCGGCGGCGCTCACGCTTCCTTGGCGGCGGCGGCGACTTCCTTGAGCAGGCGCAATGCTGTCGGCGCTGCGACCGATGCGCCGTAGAGCGGGCCGCTGGCATAGGCGCAGCCCGCATCGGCAAGCGCCTGCGCGTCGACCTCGCTGCCGACATCCGTCACGCCGACGGCGGTGCCGAGCCGTGAGGCCAGTTCGACAAAGGCCTTGACGACATCCGTCTGGGTCTCATTGTTCTGCTTGAAGACGGCATTGTCCACATAGGTTGCGTCGAAGCGGAAGCCTTTGAGCAGGGTGAGCGAGCCGTGCCCGTTGCCGAAGCCGGAAAGCGTCACGCCGGCGCCGATCGTGCGCAGATATTGCAGCGCGAGCTTCGCCTGTTCCGGCGCTTTCTGGACAACGTCTTCGGGAATGGAGAAGACCACTTGTCGCGGCGCGTTTTCGGACTGGCGCACGAGGCTTTCCAGTTCGATCAACGTGCTGGTTCTCAGCATCTCCGTGCAGTTGAGCTCGATCGAGACGAAGGGGCGAACCTTGGGCAGCGTCTGCTGCCAGCCGGCGAGGTCTTCAAGCGCCTGGCGCACGGTATAAAGCACCAGTTCAGCCGAGCGTTCCGCCTCGCGGCTGATCTCGAAGATCTCGCCTGTGGAGATCTCTCCCCGCTGGGGATGCTTCCAGCTCAACACGCAGGCGAAACCGGCCACCTTGTGGCTGTCGAGCCGCATGACCGGACGGTAGAAGACCGACATTTCCTTGCGGTCGATGGCGCGTCCGAGATCGGCCTCGACGCGCTTGCGCTCGTCGTCGAGCATGCGCAGCGCCGGGCGGTATGTCTCCACCGAATTGCCGCCCATGCGCTTGGCGCGCAGCATGGCTAGTCGCGCATCCTCCAGGAAGGTTTCGGCGGAACCGGGCGTATCGTGCCAGGAGGCGATGCCGATCGAGGCGGTCAGGGCGATCTCGCGGTTTTCGAAGGTGATCGGCACATCGATGGCGGCGACCAGGG from Martelella sp. AD-3 encodes the following:
- the rnhA gene encoding ribonuclease HI, giving the protein MKTIEIFTDGACSGNPGPGGWGAVLRYGEKERELSGGERLTTNNRMELMAAIEALKALKEPCAVSLYTDSVYLKDGIGKWIHGWKKNGWKTAAKKPVKNVELWQALEEQRNRHDVTLFWVKGHAGHAENERADELARLGMEPYKKGR
- a CDS encoding Dabb family protein, which encodes MILHCVFIRFRQEVTASEKEAIYAGIAALKDVIGGIVDVKGGPNVSPEGLDSGYADGFAVTFEDASARDAYLDHPDHRAVGEKILAAAAGGQSGILVFDMKI
- a CDS encoding peroxiredoxin — its product is MSIAKGDSLPSATFMELTENGPEKVASDEFFKSKRIVLFAVPGAFTPTCSINHLPTYLENRDAILSRGVDEIAVIAVNDPFVMGGWAKATGGEGKIRYLADPDGAFAKALGMELDLSGAGLGTRSKRYSMLVKDGVVEELNVEDDSGEATVSAAATILSQL
- a CDS encoding protein-disulfide reductase DsbD domain-containing protein, whose translation is MRPLTRHFVVAAIAAFALAGTARMSFAAATPWAEDTGGRMRVILTPPTDDGTIEAALQIEPDPGFITYWREPGESGIPPQITVTGTGPARLEAIEYPVPKRLKIADVTDMGYDGPVTFPLTLKVAPGPLPSLTVTAFVGLCKDICIPFQASFDIPARAAAFEETPVDKAILAVARTTLPERPSADFRVDEASLSADGLRLALTLPDPGTGDEITLANRLGYIVEAPAGRMENGQYLVDIPLSALPEDADPEKGDWLLLAKTGDRAMETPLVIAPAPP
- a CDS encoding YqgE/AlgH family protein yields the protein MTERERGPFDGQFLIAMPQLAESDFERSVIYICAHSEDGAMGFVINRAQSVTFPEVLEQLKLMDENAPDVSAPGIGDFPVLCGGPVEPGRGFVLHSDDYAGDGSIPITDELFMTGTLDVLRSVAAGKGPERAVLVLGYAGWAPGQLESEIANNDWLTCPAIEELLFDRDLDGKYERALFSMGVRPSSLSSTIGHA
- a CDS encoding putative zinc-binding metallopeptidase, coding for MKIFECDHCGQTVYFDNEVCVACGHRLGFDPQSVAMYALKPVDSVNWHKADETRRQFRFCQNAGFNVCNWLLPEGSDEPFCPSCRHNNLVPDTGTDTGLARFGRIVAAERHLFYSLLRWNVETPTKAEDPEGGLVFDFLEDTVDQNGNLQPAMTGHENGLISLRVAEADDVTREIARQQMNEPYRTLLGHFRHEVGHYVWDRLVRDGGRLEEFRSAFGDERDDYQAALQRHYENGPPAGWPENYVSAYAATHPWEDFAESFAHALHIVDTLETAREFGLLANDTWLAPLGDPYRCASGKRLADAWVPLTLAMNAIHKSMGQRDFYPFVLTPEIIRKLDFVLALLVRQKNEERV